Proteins encoded within one genomic window of Lysinibacillus louembei:
- a CDS encoding phospho-sugar mutase: MQQSLPDHLKEELTAIAGEEQAIEDRFYQDLSFGTGGMRGVLGVGTNRMNLYTIRRVAEGLARYVAANGESAKARGVVLAYDTRHFSYEFACETARVLGAHGIRAYVYKEARPTPQLSFTVRELNAYAGVVITASHNPKQYNGFKVYGEDGAQLVPDGANAIIQHMQDIEDIFSIDVVELETLEAQGLLTWLLEALDAAYLQQLLTLKDTRKVALDMKLVYTPLHGAGLVPVREGLRAFDFTDVTIVEEQAVQDGSFPTVTYPNPEEAAAFTLVMAKGQQVGAELLLATDPDADRLGVAVWNGVRYELLTGNQLGALLLYYLLETKQQNDTLPNNGVMVKTIVTAELGAKIAESFGVVTENTLTGFKYIAEKIAHYEATGEHTYLFGYEESYGYLIETFVRDKDAVQVALKVAEMAAFYALQGHTLLDQLEHLYETFGYYQEALVSQVFEGKDGQAEMQAILQRLRDQLPMEIAGFAVQRVEDYLAGQATLADGQTESLTLPKENVLKFILADGTWIAVRPSGTEPKCKFYIGVVDETMEAAQQKLEAVKRAVVALVK; encoded by the coding sequence ATGCAGCAGTCCTTACCAGATCATTTAAAGGAAGAATTAACAGCGATTGCTGGAGAGGAACAAGCGATAGAGGATCGATTTTATCAAGATCTCTCATTTGGCACAGGTGGTATGCGTGGTGTGCTTGGTGTAGGCACAAATCGTATGAATCTCTATACAATTCGCCGTGTAGCAGAGGGACTGGCGCGTTATGTAGCAGCGAATGGAGAAAGTGCAAAGGCACGTGGTGTTGTGCTTGCCTATGATACGCGTCATTTCTCTTATGAATTCGCCTGTGAAACAGCACGTGTTTTAGGGGCACATGGCATTCGTGCTTATGTTTACAAAGAGGCTCGCCCAACGCCGCAGCTATCGTTTACAGTGCGAGAGTTGAATGCCTATGCAGGTGTGGTCATTACAGCGAGTCATAATCCGAAACAATATAACGGCTTTAAAGTATATGGGGAAGATGGAGCGCAGCTTGTGCCAGATGGGGCAAATGCCATTATCCAGCATATGCAGGACATCGAGGATATTTTCTCCATTGATGTAGTAGAGCTTGAGACATTGGAAGCACAAGGACTGCTTACATGGTTATTAGAGGCGCTTGATGCAGCTTATTTGCAACAATTACTAACATTGAAGGATACGCGTAAAGTTGCACTCGATATGAAGCTTGTGTATACACCGTTACATGGTGCAGGCTTAGTCCCTGTACGCGAAGGCTTACGGGCATTTGACTTTACAGATGTAACGATTGTGGAGGAGCAAGCCGTGCAGGACGGTTCATTCCCAACTGTGACTTATCCTAACCCAGAGGAGGCAGCAGCCTTTACACTGGTGATGGCCAAAGGGCAACAAGTGGGTGCCGAGCTATTGTTAGCGACAGATCCAGATGCAGATCGCTTAGGTGTGGCGGTATGGAATGGAGTGCGCTATGAGCTGTTAACAGGCAATCAACTTGGCGCATTATTGTTATATTATTTATTGGAAACCAAACAACAAAATGACACACTACCAAACAACGGTGTCATGGTCAAGACGATTGTGACAGCGGAGCTTGGAGCAAAAATTGCAGAGAGCTTTGGCGTGGTCACAGAAAATACACTGACAGGCTTTAAATATATTGCGGAGAAGATTGCGCACTATGAAGCAACAGGTGAGCACACCTATCTGTTCGGTTATGAGGAAAGCTATGGCTATTTAATCGAAACCTTTGTGCGGGACAAAGATGCGGTACAAGTCGCATTGAAAGTAGCCGAAATGGCTGCGTTCTATGCACTACAAGGGCATACCTTATTAGATCAGCTGGAGCATCTTTATGAAACATTTGGCTATTACCAAGAAGCACTTGTTTCACAAGTATTCGAAGGTAAAGATGGGCAAGCAGAAATGCAGGCGATTTTACAACGCTTACGTGACCAACTGCCAATGGAAATTGCGGGATTCGCTGTACAACGTGTAGAAGATTATTTAGCAGGACAAGCAACGTTAGCAGATGGTCAGACAGAGTCACTTACATTACCAAAGGAAAATGTCTTGAAATTTATTTTGGCTGATGGCACATGGATTGCTGTTCGTCCATCAGGCACAGAACCGAAATGTAAGTTTTATATTGGCGTTGTGGATGAGACGATGGAAGCAGCACAGCAGAAGTTGGAGGCTGTGAAGAGGGCGGTTGTGGCGTTGGTGAAATAG
- the galE gene encoding UDP-glucose 4-epimerase GalE, giving the protein MILVVGGAGYIGSHFVKELVKTHEVVVLDNLSTGHRWAVDQKAIFIEGDLGDVDTVQRLFDTYEIKAVLHFAAFSLVGESVVDPMKYYENNVVATFNLLKLMKANPVDKFIFSSTAATYGVPDVELIDEHTVTAPINPYGHSKLMVEQMIKDFAHSYGLKYVILRYFNAAGAYETAEIGESHSPETHLIPLVLQHLLGQQDAISVYGTDYPTPDGTCIRDYIHVTDLVKAHLLSLESLLNDRLTSAIYNLGNSRGYSVKEVIAMCEQVTGKQANIQYVDRREGDPAILVANAEKVYRELGWKARFDLQAIIESAWSWHQQQI; this is encoded by the coding sequence ATGATTTTAGTTGTAGGTGGAGCTGGCTATATTGGTAGCCACTTTGTAAAAGAATTAGTGAAAACACATGAGGTTGTTGTACTAGATAATTTAAGTACAGGGCATCGTTGGGCAGTTGACCAAAAAGCCATTTTTATTGAGGGCGATTTAGGAGATGTTGACACAGTACAGCGCCTATTTGATACATATGAGATTAAAGCTGTATTACATTTTGCAGCATTTAGCTTAGTTGGTGAATCTGTAGTAGATCCTATGAAATATTATGAGAATAACGTAGTGGCAACTTTTAATTTGTTGAAGTTAATGAAGGCGAATCCTGTTGATAAATTCATTTTTTCCTCAACCGCAGCAACATATGGTGTACCAGATGTGGAACTAATAGATGAGCATACAGTTACTGCACCTATTAACCCATATGGACATTCAAAGCTAATGGTAGAACAAATGATTAAAGATTTTGCTCATAGCTATGGTTTAAAATATGTTATATTACGTTATTTTAATGCGGCAGGAGCATATGAGACAGCCGAAATTGGAGAAAGTCATTCACCTGAAACTCATTTAATTCCACTTGTTTTACAGCATTTATTAGGACAGCAAGATGCGATTTCAGTTTATGGTACAGATTATCCTACACCAGATGGTACATGTATTCGTGATTATATTCATGTAACGGATTTAGTAAAAGCTCATTTACTAAGTCTTGAAAGCTTATTAAATGATAGGCTTACTTCTGCTATTTACAATTTAGGAAATAGTAGAGGCTATTCAGTAAAAGAAGTTATTGCAATGTGCGAACAAGTTACTGGGAAGCAAGCAAATATACAGTATGTTGATAGACGAGAAGGTGATCCAGCAATACTTGTTGCGAATGCTGAAAAGGTATATCGAGAGCTTGGCTGGAAAGCACGATTTGATTTGCAGGCTATTATTGAAAGTGCCTGGAGTTGGCATCAACAGCAAATTTAA
- a CDS encoding glucose-6-phosphate isomerase, with product MKKEILQTTLLNCSLDEQDILTYKDQVKQIHENLPNHYATGWMDAPLHDYEKLVTSINYVASEIKACADVLVVIGVGGSFLGARAIQEALAPYFGLPKGGIEVVYAGLNMSGAYIKELLAYLDGKQVYVNVISKSGGTMEPALAFRVLRLYMEERYGDKAVERIIVTTDEEKGILKNIADKAGYRQFVIPDDVGGRYSVLTAVGLLPVAVAGIDIQELMDGARHAATELAQPELAFNDAYKYAVMRHMLYEQGYTNELLASFEPGLSKFHEWWKQLFGESEGKDHKGLYPSTVTFSTDLHAIGQYIQDGRRILFETLLHFHEIEGDMAVPYDVRDEDGLNYLTNRTFNEINAISKQGTALAHAEGDVPVIQIELPKLDAYHLGYLIYFFMKACAMSACLLEVNPFDQPGVEAYKRKMLELLKEEKAVTE from the coding sequence GTGAAAAAGGAAATTCTACAAACAACATTACTTAATTGTTCACTAGATGAACAGGACATATTAACATATAAAGATCAAGTAAAGCAAATTCATGAGAACCTACCTAACCATTACGCAACAGGTTGGATGGATGCTCCTTTACATGATTATGAGAAATTAGTGACATCAATTAACTATGTCGCTAGCGAAATCAAAGCATGTGCAGATGTTTTAGTCGTAATCGGTGTCGGAGGCTCCTTTTTAGGTGCACGTGCCATTCAAGAGGCACTAGCACCTTATTTCGGCTTGCCAAAAGGCGGCATTGAGGTAGTGTATGCTGGATTAAATATGAGCGGTGCCTATATCAAGGAGTTGCTTGCTTATTTAGATGGCAAACAGGTCTATGTCAATGTTATTTCAAAGTCTGGTGGCACGATGGAGCCAGCTCTAGCTTTCCGTGTGTTGCGTTTGTATATGGAAGAGCGCTACGGGGATAAAGCAGTAGAGCGTATTATTGTCACAACAGATGAAGAGAAGGGCATTTTAAAGAATATTGCAGATAAAGCGGGCTATCGTCAGTTTGTGATTCCAGATGATGTGGGTGGGCGTTATTCCGTGTTAACAGCTGTTGGTCTATTGCCTGTGGCGGTTGCTGGTATCGATATTCAGGAGCTAATGGATGGCGCACGTCATGCAGCGACTGAACTGGCACAGCCGGAATTAGCCTTTAATGATGCTTATAAGTATGCCGTGATGCGTCACATGCTGTATGAGCAAGGCTATACAAATGAGTTACTTGCCTCGTTTGAGCCAGGCTTAAGCAAATTCCATGAATGGTGGAAGCAGCTATTTGGGGAGAGTGAAGGGAAGGACCATAAAGGGCTGTATCCTTCAACGGTGACGTTCTCTACTGATTTACATGCGATTGGGCAATATATTCAAGATGGTCGTCGTATTTTATTTGAAACATTGCTCCATTTCCATGAAATTGAAGGGGATATGGCAGTACCATATGATGTGCGTGACGAGGATGGCTTAAATTATTTAACGAATCGCACCTTTAATGAAATTAATGCGATTTCGAAGCAAGGAACGGCATTAGCTCATGCAGAGGGCGATGTCCCAGTTATTCAAATTGAACTACCGAAGCTGGATGCGTACCATCTTGGGTATTTAATTTATTTCTTTATGAAGGCTTGTGCGATGAGTGCCTGCTTATTAGAGGTCAATCCATTTGACCAACCAGGGGTAGAGGCATATAAACGTAAAATGCTTGAATTATTGAAAGAAGAAAAGGCGGTAACAGAGTGA
- a CDS encoding helix-turn-helix domain-containing protein, translated as MLGKNIKEIRMNKGLSQEYVIESLMTQSAYSKFELGKSEIRASVLINILSKLDMSLEELLYITNDYKFMAKEELVRSFFEIPSIGLTNLEKILNKVELYLNSHSDDTIQNIYYLCKSYIILIKTNDFEQASLFASKIWKKLSKRNQFYVIDLYFLNAILFMFPLDVIFNLRDLMEKSIAQYNGLFKLQKIQININLNIALLLMEKHRFEEALNELETIRDVLKEEKAYEQLGIYYIRKALCLNKLNQEWIPLAEKGKLLLSAIEEFDLLKRAEQEIERWGN; from the coding sequence TTGTTAGGTAAAAATATTAAGGAAATTAGAATGAACAAGGGACTTTCTCAAGAATATGTTATTGAATCATTAATGACTCAAAGTGCTTATTCTAAATTTGAGTTAGGCAAATCAGAAATAAGAGCTTCTGTGCTTATTAATATTTTGTCAAAGTTAGATATGAGTTTAGAAGAATTACTCTATATTACAAATGACTATAAATTCATGGCAAAAGAAGAGCTTGTGCGTAGCTTTTTTGAAATTCCTTCAATTGGTTTAACTAATTTAGAGAAAATACTAAATAAAGTAGAATTATATTTAAATTCACATAGTGATGATACAATTCAAAATATCTATTACCTTTGTAAATCATATATAATACTGATTAAAACGAATGATTTTGAACAAGCTAGCTTATTTGCGTCAAAAATATGGAAAAAACTATCTAAGCGAAACCAATTTTATGTGATTGATTTATATTTTTTAAATGCTATTCTTTTTATGTTTCCGCTAGATGTAATATTTAATTTAAGAGACTTGATGGAAAAGTCAATTGCTCAATATAATGGTCTATTTAAACTACAAAAAATTCAAATTAATATTAACTTGAATATTGCACTTTTATTGATGGAAAAACATCGTTTTGAGGAAGCTTTAAATGAATTGGAAACTATAAGAGATGTTTTGAAAGAGGAAAAAGCCTATGAACAGCTTGGAATTTACTATATAAGAAAAGCCTTATGTTTAAATAAATTAAATCAAGAATGGATTCCTTTAGCTGAAAAAGGGAAGTTATTATTATCTGCAATCGAAGAGTTTGATTTATTAAAAAGAGCTGAGCAAGAAATTGAAAGATGGGGGAATTAG
- the rfbD gene encoding dTDP-4-dehydrorhamnose reductase — protein MKIMVTGANGQLGQELVKQLTVSEHELFAYTKTELDITNMDQVNAICEEIQPHIIINAAAYTNVDGAETNEELAFQVNATGQRNLAVAAEKVGAKICYISTDYVFNGQATTPYSEYMNVDPLGVYGQSKYAGEFLTQTLNTKYFIVRTAWVYGEYGPNFVKTMLKLAEEKSELGVVHDQVGSPTYTVDLAQFLIELVQTKKYGIYHCTNSGTCSWYEFAQEIFKLANKDIKVNPLTSDQFPRPAKRPAYSVLGDLSLRINGFGARRHWKDALNDYINKNNNL, from the coding sequence ATGAAAATTATGGTAACGGGTGCGAATGGACAACTGGGGCAAGAATTGGTAAAACAATTAACTGTTAGTGAGCATGAGTTATTTGCATATACGAAAACTGAATTAGATATTACGAACATGGACCAAGTAAATGCTATATGTGAGGAAATTCAACCACATATTATTATTAATGCAGCAGCTTATACGAATGTGGACGGAGCAGAAACGAATGAAGAGCTAGCTTTTCAAGTAAATGCAACAGGACAACGTAATTTAGCTGTGGCGGCGGAAAAAGTTGGGGCAAAAATTTGTTATATTAGCACAGACTATGTGTTTAATGGACAAGCGACAACACCATATTCTGAATATATGAATGTAGACCCTCTAGGTGTGTATGGTCAATCAAAGTATGCAGGAGAGTTTTTAACACAAACGCTTAATACTAAATACTTTATTGTGCGTACAGCATGGGTTTATGGTGAGTATGGACCAAACTTTGTTAAAACAATGCTCAAACTAGCTGAAGAAAAATCTGAACTAGGCGTTGTTCATGACCAAGTCGGTTCCCCAACCTATACAGTAGATTTAGCACAATTTTTAATAGAGCTAGTACAAACTAAAAAGTATGGTATTTATCATTGTACAAATAGTGGGACATGCTCATGGTATGAATTTGCTCAGGAAATTTTTAAATTAGCTAATAAAGATATAAAGGTAAATCCATTGACTTCAGACCAATTCCCAAGACCTGCAAAACGACCTGCGTATTCAGTATTAGGAGATTTATCGTTGCGAATTAATGGATTTGGTGCTAGAAGACATTGGAAAGATGCTTTGAATGATTATATAAACAAAAATAACAATCTCTAG
- a CDS encoding undecaprenyl-phosphate glucose phosphotransferase, translating into MIRGKERFITQLYMTTDFLFLQLAFIMAWYLRFVVNQEEQGSYLPMSDYFTWHIIYAVSFLAIGFLIHLYIPKRKMKFAKEVSKIIQVQIYSMFVLLSVLFVVKTVDISRMFLFLYLLTGFFIIVTYRFFVKQFLRGMRKKGFNQQFVLILGAGSIGKRYIENLENHPEYGLRAVGFLDDYKQENGKQKILGKIADLPTILENKIIDEVVIALPLTVFSKYDKIISICEKAGVRVAIVPDFYDVLPATPHFERFGDLPVINVRDIPLDEYVNRVLKRLFDIVFSLCAIIITSPLLIAIAIGVKLTSPGPVLFKQERVGLNRRTFNMYKFRSMKDMPTVASDTQWTVENDPRRTKFGTFLRKTSLDEFPQFFNVLKGDMSIVGPRPERPYFVDQFKEEIPKYMIKHHVRPGITGWAQVCGLRGDTSIEDRIEHDIQYIENWTLLFDIRIIFKTIVNGFVNKNAY; encoded by the coding sequence GTGATAAGAGGAAAGGAACGCTTTATTACACAGCTGTATATGACAACGGATTTCCTTTTTTTACAGTTGGCGTTTATTATGGCATGGTATTTACGATTTGTTGTGAATCAAGAAGAACAAGGATCCTATTTACCAATGTCTGATTATTTTACATGGCATATTATTTATGCTGTTTCCTTTTTAGCAATAGGGTTTTTAATTCACCTGTACATTCCAAAACGGAAGATGAAATTTGCAAAGGAAGTTTCAAAAATTATTCAAGTACAAATATATAGCATGTTTGTATTATTAAGTGTTTTATTTGTTGTGAAAACTGTTGATATTTCACGTATGTTTTTATTTCTTTACCTACTTACAGGCTTCTTTATTATTGTGACATATCGCTTTTTTGTAAAACAATTTTTGCGAGGTATGCGTAAAAAGGGCTTTAACCAACAATTTGTTTTAATATTAGGTGCTGGCTCTATTGGAAAGAGATATATTGAGAACCTCGAGAATCACCCAGAATATGGATTGCGAGCTGTTGGATTTTTAGATGATTATAAGCAAGAGAATGGAAAGCAAAAAATATTAGGGAAAATTGCAGATTTACCAACAATTTTAGAAAATAAAATTATTGATGAAGTAGTAATTGCATTACCTCTAACGGTATTTTCTAAATACGATAAGATAATTTCTATATGTGAAAAGGCTGGTGTGCGTGTAGCGATTGTGCCAGATTTTTATGATGTTTTACCAGCGACGCCTCACTTTGAGCGCTTTGGTGATTTACCAGTTATTAATGTGCGTGATATTCCATTAGATGAATACGTGAATAGAGTGTTGAAGCGTTTATTCGATATTGTGTTTTCATTATGTGCAATTATTATTACATCACCATTGTTAATAGCAATTGCAATAGGTGTAAAATTAACATCACCAGGTCCAGTTTTATTTAAACAAGAACGTGTTGGATTAAATCGTAGAACTTTTAATATGTATAAATTTAGATCCATGAAAGATATGCCAACTGTAGCTTCAGACACACAATGGACTGTTGAAAATGATCCGAGAAGAACGAAATTTGGTACATTCCTTCGCAAAACAAGCTTGGATGAGTTTCCACAATTTTTTAATGTATTAAAAGGTGACATGAGCATTGTAGGCCCAAGACCAGAGCGTCCATACTTTGTTGATCAGTTTAAAGAGGAGATCCCTAAATACATGATTAAACATCATGTACGTCCAGGAATTACAGGCTGGGCCCAAGTTTGTGGTTTGCGTGGAGATACGTCTATTGAGGATCGCATTGAACATGATATTCAGTATATTGAGAACTGGACGTTGCTATTTGATATCCGTATTATTTTTAAAACGATTGTGAATGGTTTTGTAAATAAAAATGCTTATTAA
- a CDS encoding glycosyltransferase family 2 protein, with translation MDLSIVIVNYNTPKLTIDCIRSILDAKLNIQYEIYVVDNASSDDSIEQLKEAFPQQIAIIANKQNVGFSKANNQAIKACKGRYVLLLNSDTIVHSDTLDTMVQFMDAHLDVGAAGCEVNLTDGSLDKACHRGFPTPDASLYYMTGLSRKYPNSPKFNSYHKSYMNMQEIHDIDCLVGAFMIVRREAFEQVGLLDEEFFMYGEDIDWCYRIKEAGWRIVYNPTVSIIHYKGASSRKKPFKIVYEFHRAMYLFHKKHFAKSYNFLVNGVVYIGITLKLALATITNLLKQGR, from the coding sequence ATGGATTTAAGCATTGTAATTGTTAATTATAATACACCAAAGCTGACGATAGATTGTATTCGATCTATTCTTGATGCAAAGTTGAATATTCAATATGAAATTTATGTAGTTGATAATGCTTCGTCAGATGATTCTATTGAACAATTGAAAGAAGCTTTTCCACAACAAATAGCTATTATAGCTAATAAGCAAAATGTAGGATTCTCTAAGGCCAATAATCAAGCAATTAAAGCTTGTAAAGGTCGTTATGTGTTGCTACTCAATTCAGATACAATTGTTCATAGTGATACGTTAGATACGATGGTGCAGTTTATGGATGCTCATCTTGATGTAGGGGCAGCAGGATGTGAGGTAAATTTGACAGATGGTTCGTTGGATAAAGCATGTCATAGAGGGTTTCCAACACCAGATGCTTCTCTTTATTATATGACAGGCTTGTCTCGAAAATACCCTAATAGTCCAAAATTTAATAGTTATCATAAAAGCTATATGAATATGCAGGAAATACATGATATTGATTGTTTAGTAGGGGCATTTATGATTGTTCGTAGGGAAGCATTTGAACAGGTAGGGCTTTTAGATGAAGAGTTCTTTATGTACGGAGAAGATATTGACTGGTGTTACCGAATAAAGGAGGCCGGTTGGCGCATTGTATATAATCCAACTGTGTCGATTATTCATTATAAGGGAGCAAGTAGCAGAAAAAAACCCTTTAAAATTGTTTATGAATTCCATCGGGCGATGTATTTATTTCATAAAAAGCATTTTGCTAAAAGCTATAACTTTTTAGTTAATGGTGTTGTCTATATAGGGATTACATTAAAATTAGCACTTGCAACAATCACAAATCTGTTGAAGCAAGGACGATAA
- a CDS encoding glycosyltransferase family 2 protein yields the protein MRGNLTSIVVQIVTYNSAADIGTCLDSVFAQTYPIQQIIVIDNNSKDNTEEIVTLYPQVYFIKNSVNNGFVGGHNQAISYANTDYVLVLNPDVVLEPTYVERIMECIIQKMNVGAATGKLYRDMESRIMDSTGININKNRRAVDRGAGEIDHGQYDKDMSVFGVSGAAAIYKRAMIDSISNEGQFFDESFFAYKEDVDVSWRARLAGWEICFVPEAIAQHERGWKDNNSRKNISLKTRKHSYINRHFYILKNDKLSYFLLHLPIICTYELACLLYMVIKEPRLISAYQLFFKEYKALKMKRRWIQTNSKVPSKQIYEYFKGIW from the coding sequence TTGAGGGGTAATTTGACTAGTATAGTAGTACAAATCGTGACATATAACAGTGCGGCAGATATAGGTACTTGTTTAGATTCGGTTTTTGCCCAAACTTATCCGATTCAACAAATCATAGTGATAGATAATAATTCAAAAGATAATACTGAAGAAATTGTTACATTATATCCCCAGGTTTATTTTATAAAAAATAGTGTAAATAATGGCTTTGTAGGTGGACATAATCAAGCTATAAGTTATGCAAATACAGATTATGTTTTAGTATTAAATCCAGATGTTGTTTTGGAACCAACCTATGTAGAGCGTATTATGGAATGTATAATACAAAAGATGAATGTTGGTGCAGCAACAGGAAAATTGTATCGAGATATGGAGTCACGTATTATGGATAGCACAGGAATTAATATCAATAAAAATCGACGTGCAGTAGACCGTGGGGCTGGAGAGATAGACCACGGACAATATGACAAGGATATGAGTGTTTTTGGTGTGTCTGGAGCTGCAGCTATTTATAAAAGAGCAATGATTGATAGCATATCTAATGAAGGGCAATTTTTTGATGAGAGTTTTTTTGCTTATAAAGAGGATGTTGATGTTAGCTGGCGTGCTCGTTTAGCAGGGTGGGAAATTTGCTTTGTACCAGAAGCAATTGCGCAGCATGAAAGAGGCTGGAAGGATAACAACTCTAGAAAAAATATTTCTCTTAAGACAAGAAAGCATTCCTATATTAATAGACATTTTTACATTTTGAAGAATGATAAACTTTCATATTTTTTATTACATTTACCAATCATTTGTACATATGAGCTAGCTTGTTTATTATATATGGTAATAAAGGAGCCTAGACTAATTAGTGCGTATCAATTATTTTTTAAAGAATATAAAGCTTTAAAAATGAAAAGAAGGTGGATACAAACGAATAGTAAAGTACCCTCTAAACAAATATATGAGTATTTTAAAGGAATATGGTAA
- the galU gene encoding UTP--glucose-1-phosphate uridylyltransferase GalU, with protein MKKIRKAIIPAAGLGTRFLPATKAMPKEMLPIVDKPTIQYIVEEAIASGIEDIIIVTGKNKRAIEDHFDNAWELETNLMEKGKLDMLEKVQESANVEIHYIRQKEALGLGHAIWCARKFIGEEPFAVLLGDDIVKSDEPCLKQLMDQYEKTFSSVIGVQEVASEDVHRYGIIDPISTDDKLMQVRTFMEKPALEEAPSNYAIIGRYILTPEIFRFLNEKKKGKNDEIQLTDAIESLNEIQRVFAYAFEGHRYDVGEQLGFIETTIDFALARKDLSDGVKAFILQKAKELSGE; from the coding sequence TTGAAAAAAATCCGAAAAGCAATTATCCCAGCGGCTGGTTTAGGAACTCGTTTCTTACCTGCTACAAAGGCAATGCCAAAGGAAATGCTACCTATTGTAGATAAACCTACGATTCAATATATTGTAGAAGAAGCAATTGCTTCTGGTATTGAAGATATCATCATTGTTACAGGTAAAAATAAACGAGCGATTGAAGACCATTTTGACAATGCATGGGAGCTTGAAACAAATTTAATGGAAAAAGGTAAGCTCGATATGCTTGAAAAAGTACAAGAGTCAGCCAATGTTGAAATTCATTATATTCGTCAAAAGGAAGCACTAGGCTTAGGGCATGCGATTTGGTGTGCTCGCAAATTTATTGGAGAAGAGCCGTTTGCTGTGTTACTTGGAGATGATATTGTGAAAAGTGATGAACCTTGTTTGAAACAATTAATGGATCAATATGAAAAAACATTTTCTAGTGTAATCGGTGTTCAAGAAGTAGCATCTGAGGACGTGCATCGCTATGGAATTATTGATCCTATTAGTACCGATGACAAATTAATGCAAGTGAGAACGTTTATGGAAAAGCCTGCATTAGAGGAAGCACCATCAAATTATGCAATTATTGGTCGTTATATACTCACCCCTGAGATTTTTCGCTTTTTAAATGAAAAGAAAAAAGGGAAAAATGATGAAATTCAATTAACAGATGCAATTGAATCATTAAATGAGATACAACGAGTATTTGCCTATGCTTTCGAAGGACATCGTTATGATGTTGGAGAACAGCTAGGTTTTATTGAGACGACCATTGATTTTGCTTTGGCCCGCAAAGACTTAAGTGATGGTGTAAAAGCCTTTATTTTGCAAAAAGCAAAAGAATTGAGTGGTGAATAA